A window of the Vibrio ostreae genome harbors these coding sequences:
- a CDS encoding polyamine ABC transporter substrate-binding protein, with protein MTKTLLFALLGLSMPVMGQELNIYLWEDTLSPRVIDAWNQTHDTPLHLYHFDNDDERSLLMLNSVQLPFDVVILDNVSAHIFSRQNEFEDLSELSGRDNNFPRWNQACGTHAIPYFWGYVGIAYRKSKIAAPPTHWSQLVNISDELKGHIGLIYDSVETLLPALYSLAYSPITDSLPELKEAYQVMEAATPKVLTYEYALSYVRSHTQNDDLFMALAYSGDHYALNRFFNNDDWAFTLPQGKPYIWIDCLAINSNSQQKAEARAFLEFLMRPDIAAMNAQDMQSATPNRAAMALMPQQDVHDSSLYLSDAQLDQAIIDHELSPRNLSVRAKIINNVIDLHEAKP; from the coding sequence ATGACCAAAACGCTCCTCTTTGCTTTACTCGGGCTCTCCATGCCAGTAATGGGACAAGAGCTCAATATCTATCTGTGGGAAGACACCCTGTCACCACGGGTCATCGACGCCTGGAATCAGACTCACGATACACCTCTGCACCTTTATCATTTTGACAACGATGATGAACGTAGCCTGCTGATGCTCAACAGCGTCCAGTTGCCATTTGATGTCGTTATTCTCGACAATGTCTCTGCCCATATCTTTTCGCGCCAGAATGAGTTTGAAGATCTCTCTGAACTGTCGGGGCGAGACAATAACTTCCCGCGCTGGAATCAGGCCTGTGGTACCCATGCTATCCCCTACTTCTGGGGCTATGTCGGTATCGCTTATCGTAAAAGTAAAATTGCGGCGCCACCAACGCATTGGTCCCAGTTGGTAAATATCAGTGATGAGTTAAAGGGGCATATCGGACTGATTTACGACAGTGTCGAGACTCTTTTACCTGCACTGTACAGCCTCGCTTACTCACCGATCACCGATTCTCTGCCAGAGTTGAAAGAAGCCTATCAGGTCATGGAAGCCGCGACCCCAAAGGTGTTGACCTATGAATACGCATTAAGCTATGTGCGCAGTCATACTCAAAACGACGACTTATTTATGGCACTGGCCTACAGCGGTGACCATTACGCACTGAATCGTTTTTTCAATAATGACGACTGGGCCTTTACTCTGCCGCAAGGCAAGCCTTATATCTGGATTGACTGTCTGGCTATCAACAGCAATTCACAACAAAAAGCCGAGGCGCGTGCGTTTCTTGAGTTTTTGATGCGCCCCGATATCGCAGCAATGAATGCTCAGGATATGCAGAGTGCCACCCCGAACCGCGCCGCGATGGCACTTATGCCGCAGCAAGATGTTCATGACAGCAGCCTTTATTTGTCCGATGCACAACTGGACCAAGCCATCATCGACCATGAGCTCTCACCGCGAAATCTCAGCGTCAGAGCAAAAATCATCAATAATGTAATCGACCTTCATGAAGCTAAACCATAG
- the trpR gene encoding trp operon repressor yields the protein MSQQPEYDDWSQLMSVVKEAADNDQHAMLLTMLMTPDERESLVARVNILCELLKGEMSQRQVSQMLGVGIATITRGSNELKSRTDTERDSLAKLILK from the coding sequence ATGTCACAACAACCTGAGTACGACGACTGGTCACAATTAATGTCAGTGGTGAAAGAGGCCGCTGATAACGATCAGCATGCAATGCTGCTGACGATGTTAATGACCCCGGATGAACGTGAGTCCTTGGTCGCGCGGGTCAATATTCTGTGTGAGCTGCTCAAAGGTGAAATGTCTCAGCGTCAGGTCAGCCAGATGCTCGGAGTGGGAATTGCAACCATTACCCGTGGGTCGAACGAGCTAAAATCCCGCACCGATACAGAGCGGGATAGTTTGGCTAAGTTGATATTGAAATAG
- the sltY gene encoding murein transglycosylase has protein sequence MTLWCFSRPPRLVSSVLVCSTLMSGAAFSSSAETDAQRALYDQAQQWLDDGNVDAFKQVRSKLADYPLTPYLDYRSFLIDMGSKPPIAVRAFIDSHQEFPFSARISAPYISALARDKKWGALLQFSPNEPNGETYRCHYYNAKLQTGKRDEAYRGAESLWLSGASVSDACDPLFDSWDKQGGLSDDLILQRMVLAFEGRNRSLLRYLAKKVKGKNAQQSAQAMLALFDKPDTVESFARQYSSGELAQRQAVLALEKLARIDELKAQPLLAPVAKAQNWSAQQIARVGQYIARRMMDVKPTDLRQWRDNMIVGSHNSDLIEARIRLALVNLDWQGVEDWIKQFPEDEQQATRWQYWLGRSEIALGKQEQGNQRLRAILGQRNFYSVAAAKALQQSIEYPISTVELDTAQVKPYHTSLARIQELIERDKIAAAKSEWYWLLSRVKQPQKEMLAAYAASQHWHHLTVTASISARMWDNMQLRFPLAHQWWFDFYADKHGLDPIMLMSLARQESAMDSEARSPVGARGIMQIMPATASYTAKKYQISYNGADDLFEVGKNIEIGSHYLNGLLERYDNNRIFAFAAYNAGPHRVDRWREESGGKLDAFAFIEAIPFRETRGYVQNILMFETYYRDLKGVDGAFLNSQEIATKY, from the coding sequence ATGACGCTTTGGTGTTTTTCTCGGCCGCCTCGTCTTGTGTCATCAGTGCTGGTATGCAGCACATTGATGAGCGGCGCAGCGTTCTCAAGCTCGGCAGAAACAGACGCGCAGCGTGCGCTGTATGATCAGGCCCAGCAGTGGCTGGATGACGGTAACGTGGACGCGTTTAAGCAAGTGCGTTCTAAGCTGGCTGATTATCCGCTGACGCCTTATCTTGATTACCGTAGTTTTCTGATTGATATGGGCAGCAAGCCGCCGATTGCGGTACGTGCTTTTATCGATTCCCATCAGGAATTTCCGTTCTCCGCCCGCATTAGTGCACCCTATATCAGCGCATTGGCGCGCGATAAGAAATGGGGGGCGCTGCTGCAGTTTTCTCCCAATGAACCCAACGGTGAGACTTATCGTTGTCACTATTACAACGCGAAGTTGCAAACAGGTAAGCGTGATGAAGCTTACCGCGGGGCCGAATCACTGTGGCTGAGCGGAGCCAGTGTATCTGATGCCTGCGATCCTCTGTTTGACAGCTGGGATAAACAGGGCGGTCTGAGTGATGACCTTATCCTGCAGCGCATGGTGCTGGCATTTGAAGGTCGTAACCGTTCCTTGTTGCGTTATCTGGCTAAGAAAGTCAAGGGCAAGAATGCTCAGCAAAGCGCCCAGGCGATGCTGGCGCTGTTTGATAAGCCGGACACCGTAGAGAGCTTTGCCCGTCAGTACAGCAGTGGTGAGCTGGCGCAGCGTCAGGCGGTGTTGGCGTTGGAGAAACTGGCCCGGATTGATGAGCTGAAAGCTCAACCGCTGCTGGCACCGGTTGCCAAGGCACAAAACTGGTCTGCACAACAAATCGCGCGGGTTGGTCAGTATATTGCGCGGCGTATGATGGATGTCAAACCGACGGATTTACGGCAGTGGCGCGACAACATGATTGTCGGCAGCCACAACAGCGATCTGATTGAAGCGCGTATCCGCCTGGCACTGGTTAATCTCGACTGGCAAGGCGTCGAAGATTGGATAAAGCAGTTCCCGGAGGATGAACAGCAAGCGACCCGCTGGCAGTACTGGCTGGGGCGCAGTGAAATCGCGCTCGGTAAGCAGGAGCAGGGTAACCAGCGGCTGCGTGCTATTTTAGGTCAGCGTAACTTCTACAGTGTGGCGGCGGCAAAAGCGCTGCAACAGTCGATCGAATACCCGATCTCGACCGTTGAGCTGGATACGGCACAGGTTAAGCCTTATCACACCAGTCTGGCGCGAATTCAGGAATTGATTGAACGGGATAAAATTGCGGCTGCGAAAAGTGAGTGGTACTGGCTACTGAGCAGGGTCAAGCAGCCGCAAAAAGAGATGCTGGCTGCCTATGCTGCCAGCCAGCACTGGCATCATCTGACGGTGACGGCGTCGATATCGGCGCGGATGTGGGATAATATGCAACTGCGTTTTCCGTTGGCGCATCAATGGTGGTTTGATTTCTATGCCGATAAGCACGGCCTGGACCCGATAATGCTGATGTCTCTGGCTCGTCAGGAGAGTGCAATGGACTCGGAAGCACGCTCGCCAGTGGGCGCGCGCGGTATCATGCAAATTATGCCGGCGACGGCCAGTTACACCGCGAAAAAGTATCAGATTAGCTATAACGGTGCAGACGATCTGTTTGAGGTCGGTAAAAACATCGAGATAGGCAGCCACTATCTTAACGGGTTGCTGGAGAGGTACGATAATAACCGTATTTTCGCTTTTGCGGCTTATAACGCCGGTCCGCATCGGGTCGACCGTTGGCGGGAAGAGAGTGGTGGTAAACTGGATGCGTTCGCCTTTATCGAAGCAATCCCGTTTCGTGAGACGCGCGGCTATGTGCAAAACATTCTGATGTTTGAAACTTATTACCGCGACCTGAAAGGGGTTGATGGCGCCTTTCTCAATTCACAGGAGATCGCGACAAAATATTGA
- a CDS encoding PilZ domain-containing protein codes for MIERRHFSRIIYQAPATIIQGDYQLATCIQDLSLHGLLLWAVDEPDIDPSRLVDVSFMLPDSDINITLSAQLVSQDERILRLTIDHIDIESISHLKRLVELNVGNDTLLHREMEYLADLGDCAAD; via the coding sequence ATGATAGAACGCCGCCACTTCAGCCGTATCATTTACCAGGCTCCCGCGACCATTATTCAGGGAGATTATCAGCTTGCCACCTGCATCCAGGACCTGTCTCTGCATGGACTTTTATTGTGGGCGGTTGATGAGCCGGATATTGATCCTTCACGTCTGGTTGACGTCTCTTTTATGTTACCGGACAGTGATATCAACATCACCTTGAGTGCCCAATTAGTCAGCCAGGATGAGCGTATCCTGCGTCTGACCATCGATCACATCGATATCGAGAGTATCAGCCACTTAAAACGCCTGGTCGAACTCAATGTCGGCAACGACACTCTGCTGCACCGCGAGATGGAATACCTGGCTGATCTTGGTGATTGCGCCGCCGACTAG
- the yjjX gene encoding inosine/xanthosine triphosphatase: MHKVIIASLNPAKISAVESAFSSVFPAQAFSFTGVSVASEVADQPMSDAETKLGALNRVRNARQAVNDGDYYVGLEAGIEGGVTFAWMIIESGSRRGESRSASLMLPPQVLAKLADANELGDVMDEVFGTQNIKQQGGAIGLLTQHQLTRSSVYHQALILALIPFINPDHFPAGADISQTIAVIHSEPGV; this comes from the coding sequence ATGCACAAAGTGATCATTGCTTCACTTAATCCGGCCAAGATCAGTGCCGTAGAAAGCGCATTCAGCAGCGTGTTTCCCGCCCAGGCATTCAGTTTTACCGGTGTCAGCGTTGCCAGCGAGGTCGCCGATCAACCGATGAGTGACGCCGAAACCAAACTCGGCGCGCTGAACCGGGTCCGAAATGCCCGGCAGGCAGTCAATGACGGCGATTATTATGTCGGCCTGGAGGCGGGGATTGAGGGCGGTGTGACCTTCGCCTGGATGATTATCGAATCCGGATCGCGACGCGGTGAGTCACGTTCAGCCAGTTTGATGCTTCCGCCGCAGGTGTTGGCAAAACTGGCTGACGCCAATGAACTGGGCGATGTGATGGATGAGGTATTCGGCACACAGAATATCAAACAGCAAGGCGGTGCGATTGGCTTGCTGACCCAACACCAGCTGACTCGCAGTTCGGTCTATCATCAGGCTCTCATTCTGGCTTTGATCCCGTTTATCAATCCGGACCATTTCCCTGCCGGGGCGGATATAAGCCAGACCATAGCCGTCATTCACAGTGAGCCGGGAGTGTAA
- the ettA gene encoding energy-dependent translational throttle protein EttA, which yields MAEYVYTMSRVSKIVPPKRQILKDISLSFFPGAKIGVLGLNGAGKSTLLRIMAGIDTDIDGEARPQPGLNVGYLPQEPVLDESKTVREIIEEAVSDVAGALKRLDEVYAAYAEPDADFDALAKEQGELEALIQAKDGHNLENALERAANALRLPEWDQKIAHLSGGERRRVAICRLLLEKPDMLLLDEPTNHLDAESVAWLERFLVDYTGTVVAITHDRYFLDNAAGWILELDRGEGIPWQGNYTSWLEQKDARLQQEASQEKARQKTIEKELEWVRQNPKGRQAKSKARMARFEELQSGDHQKRNETNELFIPPGERLGDKVIEVKNLSKSFDGRVLIDDLSFNMPKGAIVGIIGANGAGKSTLFKMLSGTEQPDSGSIEMGDTVKLASVDQFRDSMNDNNTVFQEISEGADIIKINNFEIPARAYCSRFNFKGSDQQKVIGELSGGERNRVHLAKLLKAGGNVLLLDEPTNDLDVETLRALEEALLEFPGCAMVISHDRWFLDRIATHIIDYRDEGQVNYYEGNYSEYMDWLKKTLGPEAAEPHRIKYKRITK from the coding sequence ATGGCTGAATACGTCTATACCATGTCACGGGTGAGCAAAATTGTGCCACCTAAACGTCAAATTCTTAAAGACATCTCGCTGAGCTTCTTTCCGGGAGCCAAGATCGGTGTTTTGGGTCTCAACGGTGCAGGTAAATCGACTCTGCTGCGTATCATGGCGGGCATCGATACTGATATCGATGGTGAAGCACGCCCACAACCAGGTCTGAATGTCGGCTATCTGCCTCAGGAACCGGTGCTGGATGAGTCCAAAACAGTACGTGAAATCATTGAAGAAGCGGTCTCTGATGTGGCCGGTGCTCTTAAGCGTCTGGATGAGGTGTACGCCGCGTACGCAGAACCGGATGCAGACTTCGATGCGCTGGCGAAAGAACAAGGCGAGCTGGAAGCACTGATTCAGGCGAAAGACGGCCATAATCTGGAAAACGCGCTGGAACGTGCAGCCAACGCACTGCGTCTGCCGGAATGGGATCAGAAAATCGCCCACCTATCGGGTGGTGAGCGCCGCCGTGTGGCGATCTGTCGCCTGCTGCTGGAAAAACCAGACATGCTGCTACTGGACGAGCCGACCAACCACCTGGATGCCGAATCTGTAGCCTGGCTGGAACGTTTCCTGGTGGACTACACAGGCACTGTGGTCGCGATTACCCACGACCGTTACTTCCTGGACAACGCGGCTGGCTGGATTCTGGAACTGGACCGTGGTGAAGGTATTCCATGGCAGGGTAACTACACCTCATGGCTGGAACAAAAAGACGCACGTCTGCAACAAGAAGCATCGCAGGAAAAAGCTCGTCAGAAGACGATTGAGAAAGAACTGGAATGGGTTCGTCAGAATCCAAAAGGCCGTCAGGCGAAATCGAAAGCTCGTATGGCCCGCTTTGAAGAACTGCAAAGCGGCGATCACCAGAAGCGTAATGAAACGAACGAACTGTTCATTCCGCCAGGTGAGCGTTTAGGCGATAAAGTGATCGAAGTGAAGAATCTGAGCAAATCATTTGATGGCCGCGTGCTGATCGATGACTTGTCATTCAACATGCCAAAAGGCGCGATCGTCGGCATCATCGGTGCCAACGGTGCCGGTAAATCAACCCTGTTCAAGATGCTGAGCGGCACCGAGCAACCTGATTCAGGCAGCATAGAAATGGGTGATACTGTGAAACTGGCTTCTGTGGATCAGTTCCGTGATTCAATGAATGACAACAACACGGTATTCCAGGAGATCTCGGAAGGCGCGGACATCATCAAGATCAATAACTTTGAAATTCCGGCGCGCGCTTACTGCTCACGCTTTAACTTCAAAGGCTCAGATCAACAGAAAGTCATTGGTGAACTGTCTGGTGGTGAACGTAACCGTGTGCACCTGGCCAAACTGCTTAAAGCCGGCGGTAACGTACTGCTGCTCGATGAACCGACTAACGACCTGGACGTAGAAACCCTGCGTGCCCTGGAAGAAGCACTGCTCGAGTTTCCTGGCTGTGCCATGGTTATCTCGCACGACCGCTGGTTCCTCGACCGTATTGCGACCCATATCATCGACTACCGTGATGAAGGTCAGGTGAACTACTACGAAGGTAACTACAGCGAATACATGGATTGGCTGAAGAAAACCCTCGGTCCGGAAGCGGCAGAACCGCACCGTATCAAGTACAAACGTATCACCAAGTAA
- the hpf gene encoding ribosome hibernation-promoting factor, HPF/YfiA family, with translation MQMNITGKNIEITSAIRAHIESKFKKLEKWQVDIIGCQASFSEEPNKQKKFEATISIPKGQINASAVHEDLYAAINEVEQKLERQLNKLRHKPEARRTDKPELEEEVEE, from the coding sequence ATGCAAATGAATATCACTGGTAAAAACATTGAAATCACCTCTGCAATCCGTGCGCACATTGAGAGTAAATTCAAAAAGCTGGAAAAATGGCAAGTAGACATCATCGGCTGCCAGGCTAGCTTTAGCGAAGAACCTAACAAACAGAAAAAGTTTGAGGCAACCATCAGCATTCCAAAAGGACAAATCAACGCCTCAGCAGTCCATGAAGATCTTTACGCAGCCATCAACGAGGTAGAACAAAAACTCGAACGTCAACTGAATAAACTGCGTCATAAGCCGGAAGCTCGTCGTACTGACAAACCGGAGCTGGAAGAAGAAGTGGAAGAATAA
- the pheA gene encoding prephenate dehydratase: protein MTDRQYSLEEIRLRLNELDDQLLSLLSERRSLSIEVAKSKVETSKPVRDAAREQQLLVKLIHAGKDKYQLDAPYITKIFHTIIEDSVLLQQTYLQNLANPQSRKPLARVAFLGSKGSYSHLATREYFSRKNTELIELNCEQFKEITTTVESGHADYGVLPIENTSSGSINEVYDLLQHTTLYIVGEITQPIEHCLVATQDIRLEDIQVLYSHPQPHQQCSEFISRLNGVKLETCASTADAMKKVQELGRSDVAAIGNASSGKLYGLQPIQGNIANQTENHTRFIIVARKPVEVSAQIPAKTTLIMSTSQEAGSLVSTLLVLQRYGINMTKLESRPIMGNPWEEMFYVDLEAHLDSESMQKALLELTRLTKHLKVLGCYPTENVKPTQVKLAER from the coding sequence ATGACAGACAGACAGTATTCACTCGAAGAGATTCGACTGCGCCTCAATGAACTCGATGATCAACTTCTCAGCCTGCTTTCCGAGCGTCGCAGCCTCAGTATCGAAGTGGCGAAAAGTAAAGTTGAAACATCTAAGCCGGTACGTGATGCCGCACGAGAGCAGCAACTGCTTGTCAAACTGATCCATGCAGGCAAAGACAAATATCAGCTCGATGCCCCCTACATTACCAAAATTTTCCATACCATCATCGAAGACTCTGTGCTGCTGCAGCAAACTTACCTGCAAAACCTGGCCAATCCGCAAAGCCGTAAACCTTTGGCACGAGTCGCTTTTCTGGGTTCAAAAGGCTCGTATTCCCACCTTGCGACACGGGAATATTTCAGCCGTAAAAATACTGAACTGATTGAATTAAACTGTGAACAGTTCAAAGAGATCACGACCACGGTTGAATCCGGCCATGCCGACTACGGCGTACTGCCGATCGAAAACACCAGTTCTGGCTCGATCAATGAAGTGTACGATTTGTTGCAGCACACCACGCTATATATTGTGGGTGAGATTACCCAGCCGATTGAACACTGCCTGGTGGCAACCCAGGATATCCGCCTGGAAGATATCCAGGTCCTGTACTCTCATCCGCAGCCGCACCAGCAATGCAGCGAATTTATCAGCCGCCTTAACGGGGTAAAACTGGAAACCTGTGCCAGCACCGCCGATGCAATGAAAAAAGTTCAGGAACTGGGCCGCAGTGATGTCGCCGCTATCGGCAATGCGTCGAGTGGTAAACTGTATGGCCTGCAACCTATCCAGGGCAATATTGCCAACCAGACCGAAAACCACACCCGTTTTATTATCGTGGCGCGCAAACCGGTTGAAGTGTCGGCGCAGATCCCGGCCAAAACCACGCTGATTATGTCAACCTCACAGGAAGCGGGATCGCTGGTCTCTACCCTGCTGGTACTGCAGCGTTACGGTATCAATATGACCAAGCTGGAATCACGTCCGATTATGGGCAATCCGTGGGAAGAGATGTTCTATGTCGATCTGGAAGCCCATCTCGATTCCGAGAGCATGCAAAAAGCGCTGCTTGAACTGACCCGCTTGACCAAACACCTCAAGGTATTAGGTTGTTATCCAACGGAAAATGTCAAACCGACCCAGGTAAAGCTAGCTGAACGATAG
- a CDS encoding putative bifunctional diguanylate cyclase/phosphodiesterase yields MKLNHRILLLIAPVILLSAAASSYIIYSSQKDALLKRTDSYLQLNMEKLASHFKQTRALLNSYSFTLAKSDILRHYFEHESNPYRELELVDNLNQTIDILQPSDVDFVALSILDKQHNELYYAENSNDPFARFDPKVKNFVEQQFKQSHNTSNVSYTENSAGEGVLVRYDVLDTQTLQTPLSYNRDEIFFVVVYVTLDKFNALRRQIEFDNQSPLFFQPQPPQNPQQLTQSVELQPDMYAILDPAPLLLRQHLNSIQKELMVSFGLSALITVILLLMLLYKHMINPILRLDEQLQEVENKQRQNIELRDSDDEIGRLSARFYAMYAELDSSYQQTKTLAEYDHLTKLANRRQFHHKAEQILLDIPGNHHLWVLYIDLDNFKYVNDKYGHQVGDSLLVNFASHVRLVCEEFELYQVSSLAARLSGDEFAILLSAPAHGAHYADDFAQRLLDPIQNRDHSPLSHFPITASIGIATYPQDGVRVEKLLLNSDTAMYQAKNAGKNQIAHYSQQLDDIVKRRNDIERALREQNFDQEFSLVYQPYFTCSGHNVAGFEVLLRWFSPQLGEVAADEFIPIAEQTGLFGIIDRWVIQSAFADFNTLSREFSQPVQLSINLSSAELDSKNLAQFIEQHARYYDLEPYRIEFEITETFAANSQSYPLLDELSKQGFGLTIDDFGSGYTSIAQLVQYPVQKIKFDRQFLDTLLSSNKQQVIKPLIELCHSQGIEVTAEGIESVEMLHWLTEYRCDFMQGYLFGQPMSLIEIRNWQQYNESNQFYAQSDHCFT; encoded by the coding sequence ATGAAGCTAAACCATAGAATCCTGCTGCTGATTGCACCCGTTATCCTGCTCAGTGCCGCCGCATCAAGCTACATCATCTACAGTAGCCAGAAAGATGCTCTGCTTAAACGTACTGACAGTTATCTGCAGCTCAATATGGAAAAGCTGGCCAGCCATTTCAAACAGACGCGTGCCCTGCTCAACAGCTACTCGTTTACGTTAGCCAAGAGCGACATTCTCCGGCATTACTTTGAGCATGAAAGCAATCCCTATCGTGAACTGGAACTGGTGGATAATCTCAATCAGACCATCGATATTCTCCAGCCCAGCGATGTCGATTTTGTCGCGCTGTCTATTTTGGATAAACAGCACAATGAGCTCTATTATGCCGAGAACAGTAACGATCCTTTCGCGCGCTTTGACCCCAAAGTCAAAAACTTTGTCGAGCAGCAATTTAAGCAGAGCCATAACACTTCCAATGTCAGCTACACCGAAAACTCTGCCGGTGAAGGCGTCCTGGTCCGTTATGATGTATTAGATACCCAAACCCTGCAGACCCCGCTAAGTTACAACCGCGATGAAATCTTTTTTGTGGTGGTATACGTCACGCTTGATAAATTCAACGCGCTGCGCAGACAAATCGAGTTTGATAACCAAAGCCCGTTGTTTTTCCAGCCCCAGCCACCGCAAAATCCGCAGCAACTGACCCAGAGTGTCGAACTGCAACCAGATATGTACGCCATTCTCGACCCGGCCCCGCTGCTGCTGCGCCAGCACCTCAACAGCATTCAGAAAGAGCTGATGGTGTCGTTTGGTTTATCGGCGTTAATCACGGTGATCCTCCTTCTGATGCTGCTATATAAACATATGATTAATCCGATCCTGCGTCTGGATGAACAGTTGCAGGAGGTAGAGAATAAACAGCGTCAGAATATTGAACTGCGCGACTCGGATGATGAAATCGGCCGTCTGTCAGCCCGTTTCTATGCCATGTATGCCGAGCTCGACAGCTCTTATCAGCAAACCAAAACGCTGGCCGAATACGATCATCTGACCAAGCTGGCAAACCGACGCCAGTTTCATCACAAAGCCGAGCAAATCCTGCTGGATATCCCGGGTAACCACCACCTCTGGGTGCTGTATATCGACCTGGATAACTTTAAATACGTCAACGACAAATACGGCCATCAGGTGGGTGATTCTCTGCTGGTTAACTTCGCCTCTCATGTCCGGCTGGTGTGCGAGGAATTCGAACTTTATCAGGTCTCCAGCCTGGCTGCCCGTCTGTCGGGTGATGAGTTCGCGATTTTACTCTCCGCGCCAGCTCACGGCGCTCATTACGCCGATGATTTTGCCCAGCGTCTGCTCGACCCGATTCAAAACCGTGACCACTCCCCTCTGAGTCACTTTCCGATTACCGCCAGTATCGGGATTGCCACCTATCCGCAAGATGGTGTTCGGGTGGAAAAATTGCTGCTTAACTCAGATACCGCGATGTATCAGGCCAAAAACGCCGGTAAAAATCAGATTGCTCACTACTCACAACAACTGGATGATATCGTCAAACGGCGTAATGACATTGAACGAGCTTTGCGAGAGCAAAATTTTGATCAGGAATTCAGTCTGGTCTATCAACCCTATTTCACCTGTTCCGGGCATAACGTCGCCGGATTTGAAGTTCTGTTGCGCTGGTTCTCTCCGCAACTGGGCGAAGTGGCTGCGGACGAATTTATCCCCATCGCCGAGCAGACCGGCCTGTTTGGAATCATTGATCGCTGGGTTATCCAGTCCGCTTTCGCCGACTTTAACACCTTGAGCCGGGAATTTTCCCAGCCGGTACAGCTGTCGATCAACCTCTCCTCAGCCGAGCTGGACTCAAAAAATCTGGCTCAGTTTATCGAACAACATGCCCGTTATTACGATCTGGAGCCGTATCGGATAGAGTTTGAAATTACCGAAACCTTTGCCGCCAATTCACAAAGCTATCCGCTGCTGGATGAACTGTCCAAGCAGGGATTTGGCCTTACCATTGATGATTTTGGGTCAGGTTACACCTCGATAGCACAACTGGTACAATACCCGGTACAGAAAATAAAATTTGATCGCCAGTTTCTGGATACTCTGCTCAGTAGCAATAAGCAGCAAGTCATTAAACCACTGATTGAGTTGTGCCACTCACAAGGCATTGAAGTGACCGCCGAAGGGATAGAAAGTGTGGAAATGCTTCACTGGCTGACCGAATATCGGTGTGATTTTATGCAAGGCTACCTTTTTGGTCAGCCGATGTCGCTGATAGAGATACGTAACTGGCAACAATACAACGAGAGTAATCAGTTTTATGCACAAAGTGATCATTGCTTCACTTAA